In a single window of the Agrobacterium vitis genome:
- the gpJ gene encoding TipJ family phage tail tip protein: MTIPVLAVPFLDPSVGRISKELPEGLTIAEIIGVTMPGLSDHDLALLRVVLVSERGSAVIEQRYWHRVRPYVGVRVVIRLVPGKSALRSVLTIVVAIAAAAIGQYWATAMALTGTTATVVAGGITLGLTVLGNLLINALIPPASNKKDKTTYYINGWRNNLDPDGVIPEVYGKIRFAPPFAATSYTEIVGNIQYLRSIFLVGYGGDYGVALSEFWIGDTSIDEYDELTIETHEGLASDGTFTLYYRQVYELSLGVELTRERPRNDQGKVISGAAKEDPVVRTTGADASAGSVIIGFPAGLGRVDDEGDKKNLSVQIRIRQKPANAADDQYVVVTTMTITSQKLEAFYRQYTWSFATRGRYDIEVTRMTDEHTKSNYQSRTTWVALQTIRPEYPIDFPYPLAMISMRVKATYQLNGQLDNFNIIASRRCLDWDAATGTWIGRETNNPASLYRYCLQSASNPKRVSDSEIDLDALADWHVFCASKGLEYNAVHDDDRTLRERLDDIAGAGRARSRYDGVRWSVIVDRPQDLVIDHINPRNSSNFKASRTYFDPPHGFRIKFFDQTYDYKQNERLVPWPGHSGPITLTEALELPGKTNPDEIWIEARRRMYEALYRIDIYEAVQDGPISVATRGDLVMTSYDVLERTQVAARVLDVIGRTIELDSEVEMTSGLTYGLRFRHFADEDDTIGVSVLVTLLTVVGTGRTVVMADQNPSIVPTIGTLVHVGLLTSESLPMIVTRVEAGEDMSSHLRLVNAAPIIDELTDEEVAPAWSGRAGADVETSSSAPPTPAITSIDTGVVGTEISGGLSVSASPGVGNVVTVAYRLQHRKSGTTAWTPIDFGVGDGAVLVTSYVTGDVVQVRVAAIGETGLISAFSLPVTVTIGADDGATPVQLPSGNIDVVAILGGATIVIQTTDDAATSAVQIYCSTVNDLETTTDAIGAPIAVEASRSYTVAVGDATRSNLLVNGSFDSSSNWTLGDGWTVSSGVAVHSSGSAGTISQAVTLTAGANYRLSYELTRSAGSIQPKLTGGTTVFAGNRSASATIRESVQALSGNTALALAATEAFSGQVDNLVLYLETSTCLPQGTNYLWLEPRNANGVSGPITGPFTISVR, translated from the coding sequence ATGACCATTCCTGTTTTGGCCGTGCCGTTTCTCGATCCTTCAGTCGGCCGCATTTCCAAAGAACTGCCCGAAGGCCTGACCATTGCCGAGATCATCGGCGTGACCATGCCGGGCCTGTCCGATCATGATTTGGCATTGTTGCGCGTGGTGCTGGTCAGTGAGCGTGGCTCTGCGGTGATCGAACAGCGCTACTGGCACCGGGTCAGGCCCTATGTCGGTGTGCGTGTCGTCATCCGGCTTGTGCCGGGCAAGAGCGCCCTCCGGTCGGTTCTGACTATCGTCGTGGCCATCGCCGCCGCTGCCATCGGGCAATACTGGGCAACCGCCATGGCTCTTACTGGCACGACGGCGACAGTCGTCGCTGGCGGCATCACGCTTGGTCTGACCGTGCTTGGCAATCTGCTGATCAACGCGCTCATTCCGCCCGCCAGCAACAAGAAGGACAAGACCACCTATTACATCAACGGCTGGCGCAACAATCTCGATCCGGACGGCGTCATTCCCGAAGTCTACGGCAAGATCCGGTTCGCGCCGCCGTTCGCCGCCACCAGCTACACTGAAATCGTCGGCAATATCCAATATCTGCGCTCGATCTTTCTGGTTGGCTATGGCGGCGACTATGGCGTGGCGCTGTCTGAGTTCTGGATCGGCGACACCAGCATTGATGAATATGACGAGCTGACGATCGAGACCCACGAAGGTCTCGCCAGCGATGGCACCTTCACGCTCTATTATCGGCAGGTCTATGAACTGTCCCTCGGCGTCGAGCTGACACGTGAAAGGCCCCGCAACGACCAGGGAAAGGTGATCAGCGGCGCTGCCAAGGAAGATCCCGTCGTCCGCACCACGGGTGCCGATGCCTCTGCAGGTTCGGTGATCATCGGCTTTCCGGCTGGCCTCGGCCGTGTCGATGACGAGGGCGATAAGAAGAACCTGTCGGTGCAGATCCGGATCCGGCAAAAACCCGCCAATGCCGCCGACGATCAATATGTCGTGGTCACCACGATGACGATCACCAGCCAGAAGCTCGAAGCCTTCTATCGGCAATACACCTGGTCTTTCGCGACTCGCGGCCGCTACGACATCGAAGTCACACGGATGACGGACGAGCATACCAAGTCGAACTACCAGAGCCGCACGACATGGGTGGCCTTGCAGACGATCCGACCGGAATATCCGATCGACTTTCCCTATCCGCTGGCGATGATTTCCATGCGGGTCAAGGCGACCTATCAGCTGAATGGCCAGCTCGATAATTTCAACATCATTGCATCGCGCCGCTGCCTGGATTGGGATGCCGCGACCGGCACATGGATAGGTCGCGAGACCAACAACCCGGCCTCGCTCTATCGCTACTGCCTGCAATCGGCCTCCAATCCGAAACGGGTGTCCGATAGCGAGATCGATCTGGATGCGCTGGCCGATTGGCACGTCTTCTGCGCATCCAAAGGCCTCGAATACAACGCCGTCCATGACGATGATCGCACGCTGCGGGAGCGCCTGGACGACATCGCCGGGGCTGGTCGGGCACGATCGCGCTATGACGGTGTTCGCTGGAGTGTGATCGTGGATCGGCCGCAGGATCTGGTCATCGACCATATCAACCCGCGCAACTCCTCGAATTTCAAGGCGAGCCGCACGTATTTTGATCCGCCGCATGGGTTTCGGATCAAGTTCTTCGACCAGACCTATGATTACAAACAGAACGAACGGCTCGTGCCATGGCCCGGCCATTCGGGACCGATCACGCTGACGGAAGCCTTGGAGCTGCCCGGCAAGACCAATCCGGATGAGATCTGGATCGAGGCGCGCCGGCGTATGTACGAGGCGCTCTATCGGATCGATATCTATGAGGCGGTCCAGGACGGGCCGATCAGCGTGGCGACACGCGGCGATTTGGTCATGACCTCCTATGACGTTCTGGAACGGACACAGGTCGCGGCCCGCGTCCTCGATGTCATTGGCCGCACCATCGAGCTGGACAGCGAAGTCGAGATGACCTCCGGCCTGACCTATGGCCTGCGGTTTCGGCATTTTGCAGACGAGGACGATACGATCGGCGTCAGCGTGTTGGTGACGTTGCTCACGGTGGTGGGCACTGGCAGGACCGTCGTCATGGCCGATCAGAACCCCAGCATCGTTCCGACGATCGGAACGCTTGTGCATGTCGGCTTGCTGACCTCCGAAAGCCTGCCGATGATCGTCACGCGGGTCGAGGCCGGCGAAGACATGTCCTCCCATTTGCGCCTGGTCAACGCCGCGCCAATTATCGACGAACTGACCGACGAAGAGGTGGCACCGGCATGGTCCGGTCGGGCGGGTGCCGATGTGGAAACATCCAGCAGCGCCCCTCCAACGCCCGCCATCACGTCGATCGATACCGGCGTTGTCGGCACCGAGATCTCTGGTGGATTGAGTGTGTCTGCCTCCCCGGGTGTCGGCAATGTGGTGACGGTGGCCTATCGGCTCCAGCATCGCAAATCTGGCACGACGGCATGGACGCCAATTGATTTTGGCGTGGGCGATGGTGCGGTGCTGGTCACATCCTATGTGACCGGCGATGTCGTCCAGGTGCGGGTGGCAGCAATAGGTGAAACCGGTTTGATCAGCGCCTTTTCATTGCCCGTCACGGTGACGATCGGCGCGGACGACGGGGCCACGCCGGTACAATTGCCGTCCGGCAATATCGATGTCGTGGCAATCCTGGGCGGTGCGACCATCGTCATCCAGACCACGGATGACGCAGCAACATCTGCCGTCCAGATCTATTGCTCGACCGTCAACGACCTGGAAACGACCACGGATGCGATTGGTGCGCCGATCGCGGTCGAGGCGTCGCGGTCCTATACCGTTGCCGTGGGTGACGCGACCCGCTCCAACCTGCTGGTGAATGGTAGCTTTGACAGCTCCAGCAATTGGACACTTGGCGACGGTTGGACGGTTTCATCCGGCGTGGCGGTTCACAGTTCCGGTTCGGCCGGCACCATCAGCCAGGCCGTGACGCTGACGGCCGGTGCCAATTATCGCCTCAGCTACGAACTGACCCGATCGGCCGGCTCGATCCAGCCAAAGCTGACGGGCGGAACGACAGTGTTTGCGGGCAACAGATCCGCCTCCGCGACGATCCGCGAGAGCGTGCAGGCATTGAGCGGCAATACCGCTCTGGCGCTTGCTGCCACCGAGGCCTTCTCCGGTCAGGTCGATAACCTCGTCCTCTATCTCGAAACATCCACCTGTCTGCCGCAAGGCACCAATTACCTGTGGCTTGAGCCACGGAACGCGAACGGCGTGAGCGGACCGATCACCGGTCCCTTCACCATCTCGGTTCGATAG